A genomic window from Tolypothrix sp. PCC 7910 includes:
- a CDS encoding DUF4242 domain-containing protein — translation MRFAITQMSFSPPLCVPMTYEHWMQIVQSFAGCIKARNIQWLYSLVSAQGDRSICLHQVPYTDAIREAYREAGVQFQRVWQAYLWLDREVAKLPQGYPLVIAEVNFEPPITKAIYEESKHQAESYFHELNIQQIFCAASCDGTRLICVFDAANAEDVRSLYCKIGQPVEQVWTGNLIYPHNDIPALAKGFGAAIAS, via the coding sequence ATGAGATTTGCAATTACACAAATGTCATTTTCGCCACCGCTTTGTGTACCCATGACCTATGAGCATTGGATGCAGATCGTGCAAAGCTTTGCTGGATGTATCAAAGCACGGAATATTCAATGGCTGTATTCCCTGGTATCAGCACAGGGCGATCGCTCCATTTGTTTGCATCAAGTTCCTTATACAGATGCCATACGGGAAGCCTACCGTGAAGCGGGAGTGCAGTTTCAACGGGTATGGCAGGCATATCTGTGGTTAGATCGAGAGGTGGCAAAATTGCCTCAGGGCTATCCTTTAGTCATTGCAGAGGTCAATTTTGAGCCACCAATCACAAAAGCAATTTATGAGGAAAGCAAGCATCAAGCAGAGAGTTATTTTCATGAATTGAACATTCAACAGATTTTTTGTGCTGCATCTTGTGATGGAACACGCTTGATTTGTGTGTTTGATGCTGCCAATGCTGAGGATGTGCGATCGCTTTACTGTAAAATTGGTCAGCCTGTTGAGCAAGTTTGGACAGGAAACTTAATCTACCCCCATAACGATATACCTGCGTTAGCCAAAGGCTTTGGCGCAGCGATCGCTTCTTAA
- a CDS encoding glutathione S-transferase family protein, whose product MVRILYYTQRSPYARKVRIILAEKQLPCELKQTDINNKSQEFLILTPIGKVPVLVDENGLVFWDSTLIVEYLDETYPQPGFYPSDRIERLCCRQGEELADSLIDNVVGLWYETRKGNQADFDTQAKYQSSINRVLSVFEQKLTVSAYLFNETPSAVDVAAISGLGYYSLRFGNSWQQEYPKLSQWFEVLHQRQSVYSTMPKA is encoded by the coding sequence ATGGTGCGAATTTTATACTATACGCAGCGTTCGCCTTACGCTCGTAAAGTGAGAATTATCTTGGCAGAGAAGCAGCTACCTTGCGAACTAAAACAGACAGATATTAACAATAAATCACAAGAATTTCTCATCTTAACTCCTATTGGGAAAGTTCCCGTATTGGTAGATGAAAATGGCCTGGTTTTTTGGGATTCAACGCTGATTGTGGAGTATCTAGACGAGACTTATCCTCAGCCAGGTTTTTATCCAAGCGATCGCATTGAACGTTTATGCTGTCGTCAGGGGGAAGAGTTAGCAGACAGTTTGATAGATAATGTTGTGGGATTGTGGTACGAAACTCGTAAAGGAAATCAAGCTGATTTTGACACTCAAGCTAAATATCAGTCCAGCATTAATCGCGTTTTAAGTGTTTTTGAGCAAAAGTTGACGGTATCAGCCTACTTATTCAATGAAACTCCCAGTGCTGTTGATGTTGCAGCGATATCAGGGTTGGGTTACTACAGCCTAAGATTTGGCAATAGTTGGCAGCAAGAGTATCCTAAATTGAGTCAATGGTTTGAGGTATTGCATCAACGTCAGTCGGTTTACTCTACCATGCCAAAAGCATAA
- a CDS encoding GFA family protein — protein sequence MNLPYTGGCQCGDIRYEIRAQPLTLYLCHCKECQKQSSSAFGMSLTVPLSAVVVTQGQPKAWIRKADSGREVKNIFCGNCGTRLFHERTYSSDTINVKAGTLDDTSNLRPVGNLWTRSAQPWVTISDQMLNYEGQPDDVHLLWDRWLQQSS from the coding sequence ATGAATCTTCCATATACTGGAGGTTGTCAATGCGGAGATATCCGTTACGAAATCCGTGCCCAACCCTTAACTCTTTACTTGTGCCATTGCAAAGAATGCCAAAAGCAATCATCCAGTGCCTTTGGAATGTCACTTACTGTACCACTATCTGCTGTAGTTGTGACTCAAGGACAGCCAAAAGCCTGGATTCGCAAAGCTGACAGCGGACGTGAAGTCAAAAATATATTCTGCGGTAACTGCGGCACAAGGTTATTTCACGAGCGAACTTACAGCAGTGATACGATTAACGTTAAAGCTGGAACGTTAGATGATACAAGCAATTTACGTCCAGTTGGTAACCTTTGGACGCGCAGCGCCCAACCTTGGGTAACAATTTCCGACCAAATGCTCAACTATGAAGGGCAACCAGATGATGTACATCTACTATGGGATAGATGGCTTCAACAGAGTTCATAG
- a CDS encoding chromate resistance protein ChrB domain-containing protein: MKWVTRKQIRVNRLATAWLIQRFVDKEPEFLFVEPDQVASVQQSQDAIGFDAPGAKYAHDKGITSFEQIIQDYELTDSVLAELAQIVHAADIPGAIDQRPEANGLKAISHGFPLVTTNDDETLQKAFFIYDSLYAYLQARHSTNTLPKSVGVG, from the coding sequence ATGAAATGGGTAACGCGCAAACAAATTCGAGTCAATCGATTAGCGACGGCTTGGTTAATCCAACGATTTGTGGATAAAGAACCAGAATTTCTTTTCGTCGAGCCAGATCAAGTTGCCTCAGTCCAACAATCACAAGATGCCATTGGTTTTGATGCACCAGGAGCCAAGTATGCTCATGACAAAGGTATTACTTCCTTTGAGCAGATTATTCAAGATTATGAATTAACAGATTCCGTATTAGCTGAATTGGCACAAATCGTTCACGCTGCCGATATCCCCGGAGCTATTGACCAAAGACCGGAAGCGAATGGTCTTAAAGCAATTAGCCACGGCTTTCCTCTCGTTACCACTAACGATGATGAAACTCTCCAAAAAGCGTTTTTTATCTACGATTCCTTATATGCCTATTTACAAGCACGCCACTCTACAAACACGCTACCAAAATCAGTTGGAGTAGGGTGA
- a CDS encoding MFS transporter, with product MKHSAFLLLCLVGGLAIFSSTIAKNPVLPILAQQLGATPATIGVIAAASTLTGILASFPAGLLSDYWGRKPLLLTAGVVFCSAPVAYLLVTTPWQLALVRIYHGLATAIFGPVAMAYVTDLAPTHRGERLGWYSSFTLGGRALAPVIGGLVLAVGSWQFVYILCAIAGILTLLGMKLLPNPSSVSKSKHHQKPKQNLWATKSAISEILSHRTMLLTSLVEAAQFGAFGAVEAFLPLYALSAGIDKAVVGLLFGSQVGVKVIARPLMGRISDCYGRKRQIVVGLLLTSLATWFFCQTKSVALLLLISAVFGLGIAIASAATSALVADLAPANSRGTALGIMSAIMDVGQALGPILLGVLLMYTSYQISFGVISALLLAAAMFFMTATKTSSKSEV from the coding sequence ATGAAGCATTCTGCATTTCTACTTCTGTGTTTAGTTGGAGGATTAGCGATTTTTAGTTCGACGATCGCCAAAAATCCAGTGTTGCCTATTCTGGCTCAACAGTTAGGTGCAACTCCAGCGACAATTGGAGTCATTGCTGCTGCATCAACGCTGACGGGTATCTTAGCGAGTTTTCCCGCAGGTTTACTCAGTGACTATTGGGGTAGAAAACCATTGCTACTAACAGCAGGAGTAGTATTTTGTAGTGCGCCTGTGGCTTATTTATTAGTAACTACACCCTGGCAACTAGCATTAGTACGGATATATCACGGATTGGCAACAGCAATTTTTGGGCCGGTAGCGATGGCTTATGTCACAGACTTGGCTCCTACTCATAGAGGAGAGCGTTTAGGCTGGTACTCCTCCTTTACATTAGGAGGACGCGCACTAGCTCCGGTGATAGGTGGATTAGTTCTGGCAGTTGGCAGTTGGCAATTTGTTTATATCCTATGTGCGATCGCAGGCATTTTAACTCTTTTAGGAATGAAACTGCTACCTAATCCAAGTTCTGTATCAAAATCAAAGCATCACCAAAAACCAAAACAAAACCTTTGGGCAACTAAGTCGGCTATTAGTGAAATTTTGTCCCACCGGACAATGCTCCTAACAAGTTTGGTGGAAGCGGCTCAATTTGGAGCCTTTGGTGCGGTTGAAGCTTTCTTGCCGTTGTATGCCTTAAGTGCTGGGATTGATAAGGCTGTTGTGGGATTATTATTTGGCAGTCAAGTAGGGGTGAAAGTAATAGCGCGTCCCCTCATGGGTCGAATAAGTGACTGTTATGGTCGCAAGCGGCAAATAGTCGTGGGTTTGCTGCTGACAAGTCTAGCAACTTGGTTTTTCTGCCAAACCAAATCAGTTGCCTTACTGCTGTTAATCTCTGCGGTATTTGGATTAGGGATTGCGATCGCTTCTGCTGCCACATCCGCCTTAGTAGCAGATTTGGCTCCGGCAAATAGTCGTGGCACGGCATTAGGAATCATGAGCGCAATTATGGATGTAGGGCAAGCACTAGGCCCGATCTTGTTAGGAGTTTTATTGATGTACACCTCTTATCAAATTAGCTTTGGCGTAATTAGTGCCTTACTTTTGGCTGCTGCTATGTTTTTTATGACAGCAACAAAAACTTCGTCAAAATCGGAGGTTTGA
- a CDS encoding OsmC family protein, protein MTTQQIQTINGVAPSELQELVNAVSQDINQAQMAFQATTSWINGSQSVSRVKSLEWAGQSYERDFTLTIDEPEQLGGTNLGPNPQEVLLSALNACIVATFVSLCSLQGIVLEKVEITSIGKLNLRGFFQLDTSVSPGYQDLRWTLTVKGNATREQFQQIYESALSASPNIWNLANPVPVRPELQIEA, encoded by the coding sequence ATGACCACACAACAAATCCAAACCATTAACGGTGTTGCTCCTAGCGAACTGCAAGAGTTAGTAAATGCAGTTTCACAAGATATAAATCAGGCACAAATGGCGTTTCAAGCAACGACTTCTTGGATTAATGGATCTCAATCCGTATCTCGTGTAAAGTCCCTAGAGTGGGCAGGACAATCCTACGAGCGTGACTTCACGTTAACAATCGATGAACCTGAACAATTGGGAGGGACGAATTTGGGGCCTAATCCCCAGGAAGTGCTGCTATCTGCTTTAAATGCTTGCATAGTGGCGACCTTTGTTTCGCTCTGTTCTCTGCAAGGGATTGTGCTAGAAAAGGTAGAAATTACCAGCATAGGTAAATTGAATTTACGTGGCTTCTTTCAACTTGATACCAGCGTTTCTCCAGGTTATCAGGATCTCAGGTGGACATTGACAGTCAAGGGGAACGCAACTCGCGAACAATTTCAGCAAATATATGAATCAGCTCTTTCTGCATCTCCCAATATCTGGAATTTGGCGAATCCTGTCCCTGTCAGACCAGAGTTGCAAATAGAAGCTTAA
- a CDS encoding cupin domain-containing protein yields the protein MQTEITNEIGLIPLQADTSLLKDPKKFSNGDLKSLEDIAQFNPRFFVRRRIFSTDSMHFNIYCIEPGQSNPLHKHSGSDEICYFVQGAGDVIVGDEIAAVQPGDCVHIPKDVGHEIINTGTERMIVVLAQSPLPCAHEKVPNPPSEFRRVELNR from the coding sequence ATGCAAACTGAAATTACCAACGAAATTGGTTTGATTCCATTACAAGCCGATACGAGTCTTTTGAAAGATCCTAAAAAGTTCAGCAATGGCGACCTTAAAAGCCTAGAAGATATAGCTCAGTTCAACCCCCGTTTCTTTGTGCGGCGGCGGATTTTCTCTACCGATTCTATGCACTTCAACATATACTGCATTGAGCCAGGACAATCCAACCCGTTGCACAAGCACTCAGGCAGTGACGAGATTTGTTACTTTGTGCAAGGAGCAGGAGATGTAATTGTCGGTGATGAAATTGCTGCTGTTCAACCTGGAGACTGCGTTCACATTCCCAAAGATGTAGGGCATGAAATCATCAATACTGGTACGGAAAGAATGATTGTAGTGCTAGCGCAATCTCCTCTTCCCTGCGCTCATGAAAAAGTGCCTAACCCACCATCTGAGTTTCGCCGTGTTGAGCTAAATCGTTAA
- the dinB gene encoding DNA polymerase IV, whose amino-acid sequence MRKIIHVDMDAFYASVEQRDHPSYRGKPLVVGGSPNQRGVVAAASYEARAFGIHSAMPSVVAIALCPGLIFVKPRFEVYREISQQIHDIFKRYTDSVEGVALDEAYLDVTENKQNITYASTIARYIKAAILEQTHLTATAGVSINKFLAKMASGQNKPNGLTVILPEDAIAFVEGLAIEKFHGIGEVTAAKMHALGIHTGADLKARSLWELTQHFGKVGHHYYKIARAEDDRSVEPNRVRKSIGAETSFTWDLSERHQMLQELEQIAQIVEQRLEQHSDGGRTLTLKVKFSDYHQITRSKTFLSAIKKADTIFETALVLFDSIELGNRSIRLLGISLSNLDNHKTSEVIQLPLFNNTNFIY is encoded by the coding sequence ATGAGGAAGATTATTCATGTTGATATGGATGCCTTTTACGCATCAGTAGAGCAACGGGATCATCCCAGCTACCGAGGCAAACCATTAGTAGTCGGTGGCAGCCCCAATCAACGCGGTGTGGTAGCAGCCGCTAGTTACGAAGCTAGAGCTTTTGGCATTCACTCTGCTATGCCTTCAGTGGTTGCGATCGCTCTTTGTCCAGGACTAATCTTTGTTAAACCAAGATTTGAAGTTTACCGAGAAATTTCTCAGCAAATCCACGACATATTTAAACGTTACACCGATTCAGTAGAAGGTGTAGCCTTAGATGAAGCTTATTTAGATGTAACTGAGAACAAGCAAAACATCACCTACGCTTCGACTATTGCTAGGTACATCAAAGCAGCAATACTAGAACAAACTCACTTAACGGCAACAGCAGGCGTGTCGATTAACAAGTTTTTGGCGAAGATGGCATCCGGCCAAAACAAACCCAATGGACTCACGGTGATTTTACCTGAGGATGCGATCGCCTTTGTAGAAGGGTTAGCAATTGAGAAGTTCCACGGCATAGGAGAGGTAACGGCAGCGAAAATGCACGCTCTGGGCATTCATACTGGTGCAGATTTAAAGGCGCGTTCGCTTTGGGAACTAACACAACATTTTGGTAAGGTGGGGCATCATTACTACAAAATTGCCAGAGCAGAAGATGACCGATCCGTTGAGCCGAATCGAGTTCGCAAGTCGATTGGTGCAGAAACTTCTTTTACTTGGGATTTAAGCGAGCGGCATCAGATGCTACAGGAACTCGAACAAATTGCTCAAATTGTGGAGCAACGCTTGGAACAGCACTCAGATGGGGGACGCACTTTGACTTTAAAAGTTAAGTTTTCTGATTACCATCAAATAACACGCAGTAAAACTTTTTTGTCAGCCATTAAGAAAGCAGATACAATTTTTGAAACTGCACTCGTCTTATTTGATTCAATTGAATTGGGAAACCGTAGTATCAGGTTGTTAGGAATCTCATTGTCCAATCTGGATAATCACAAAACATCTGAAGTGATTCAATTGCCTTTGTTTAACAATACAAATTTCATATATTAA
- a CDS encoding ATP-binding protein, producing MHLGIVSLQKPAIMSLFWKHLTECRLDYRAPLRAVLIVPFVLQISVAVGLTGYLSLRNGQQAVNELAQQLQREVAERVDQHLDTYLALPHQINQLNLDAIQQGIIDLKNLKSSGRYFWKQSQVFPQISFVGYYLADNAGSGAGRWLKGHDIVITVHPGGTTKDKNYEADNHGNITKLVYQIDYQATNDVWYVETAKAAKPIWSRIYAAEGFNNYVTASANAPIYDQKSQLLGVLSIDLLLSDISQFLQKIRVSASGQVLIVERDGKLIASSGHQALVFKKNGKLERYSISNHPNPFIRSIAQGIHQKFPVFGAIQSRKNFVFSLNGQQQYVQVTPWRDRFGLDWLIVVTMPESDFMAQINANTRNTIVLCLSALATATVFGIFTADWITRPILALHKSSKAIAQGDLAQPIITSKIRELEALGQSFHLMAIQLQTSFTALEQINTQLEERVAQRTQELSDKNSQLNETLAQLHRTQAQMIQAEKMSALGQMVAGIAHEINNPVNFIYGNLTHLNTYTQDLMSLLEIYQQYMLNPPPAIEQKLNQIDLEFLTQDLNNLLHSMQIGAERICEIVLSLRNFSRLDEAEIKTVDLHQGLDNTLLILRHRLQATAGSKAIEIIKDYGQLPLVECYAGQLNQVFMNLLSNAIDAVEQSHSGKTWQEIESYPPRIQICTQLKNTNYVQVTITDNGIGIPEQVRSRIFDPFFTTKPIGKGTGLGLSISYQIITQKHKGKLECTSISGQGTKFCIEIPIHQHSEQKFLII from the coding sequence ATGCATCTAGGCATTGTTAGTTTACAAAAGCCAGCCATTATGTCCCTGTTTTGGAAACATCTAACTGAGTGCAGATTGGATTATCGTGCGCCTTTACGGGCAGTTTTAATAGTACCGTTTGTACTGCAAATATCTGTAGCAGTGGGTTTAACAGGATATCTTTCGTTGCGGAATGGGCAACAAGCCGTTAACGAACTAGCGCAACAATTACAACGAGAAGTGGCAGAACGCGTAGATCAGCATTTAGATACTTATTTAGCATTACCACATCAAATTAATCAGCTAAACCTAGATGCCATTCAACAAGGAATTATCGATCTGAAAAATCTCAAAAGTTCTGGGCGTTACTTTTGGAAACAATCACAAGTTTTCCCACAAATTAGTTTTGTCGGTTATTACTTAGCTGATAATGCAGGGTCAGGCGCAGGACGTTGGTTAAAAGGACACGACATTGTAATTACTGTACATCCAGGAGGAACGACGAAAGACAAAAATTATGAAGCTGATAATCATGGAAATATAACAAAACTTGTCTATCAAATCGACTATCAAGCGACAAATGATGTTTGGTATGTAGAAACAGCCAAAGCAGCTAAACCAATTTGGAGTCGGATTTATGCCGCAGAAGGCTTTAATAATTATGTAACGGCTTCAGCGAATGCACCAATTTACGATCAAAAATCACAACTTTTAGGTGTATTAAGCATTGATTTGTTACTATCGGATATTTCCCAGTTTCTTCAAAAAATTCGAGTCAGTGCTTCTGGTCAAGTTTTGATTGTAGAGCGAGATGGAAAACTGATTGCCAGTTCTGGTCATCAAGCACTTGTCTTCAAGAAGAATGGAAAGTTGGAACGTTACAGTATTTCCAATCACCCAAATCCATTCATCCGCTCAATTGCTCAAGGCATACATCAGAAATTTCCAGTTTTTGGAGCAATCCAGTCTAGAAAGAATTTTGTTTTCTCACTCAACGGGCAGCAACAATACGTGCAGGTGACTCCTTGGCGAGATCGTTTTGGGCTAGATTGGCTGATTGTTGTCACCATGCCAGAATCAGATTTCATGGCACAAATCAATGCTAATACTCGTAACACTATAGTGCTATGTTTGAGCGCATTAGCTACTGCCACTGTGTTTGGTATTTTTACGGCAGATTGGATTACACGACCAATTTTAGCATTGCATAAGTCATCCAAAGCGATTGCACAGGGAGATTTAGCTCAACCAATAATCACTAGCAAGATTCGAGAATTAGAGGCATTAGGGCAATCTTTTCACTTGATGGCAATTCAACTGCAAACATCCTTTACAGCTTTAGAGCAAATTAATACGCAATTAGAGGAACGGGTGGCACAACGAACTCAGGAATTAAGCGACAAAAATAGCCAACTGAATGAAACATTGGCACAATTGCATCGTACTCAAGCGCAAATGATTCAAGCTGAGAAAATGTCGGCACTGGGACAGATGGTAGCTGGCATAGCACACGAAATTAACAATCCTGTCAACTTTATTTATGGCAACCTAACACACCTGAATACTTACACACAAGATTTAATGTCGTTGCTTGAGATTTACCAACAGTATATGCTCAATCCCCCACCTGCAATTGAGCAAAAGCTCAACCAGATTGATTTGGAATTTCTGACTCAAGACTTGAACAACCTGTTACATTCGATGCAAATTGGTGCAGAACGCATTTGTGAAATTGTGCTATCGTTACGCAATTTTTCCAGGCTTGATGAAGCGGAAATCAAAACTGTGGATTTACATCAGGGGCTAGATAATACACTGTTGATTTTGCGCCATCGTTTGCAGGCAACGGCAGGGAGCAAAGCAATTGAAATTATCAAAGATTATGGACAACTGCCATTGGTAGAATGCTATGCTGGGCAGTTGAATCAAGTCTTTATGAATTTGTTAAGTAATGCAATTGATGCGGTTGAACAATCTCATTCGGGTAAGACTTGGCAAGAAATTGAGTCATATCCACCAAGAATTCAAATTTGCACTCAGCTGAAAAATACTAATTATGTTCAAGTTACGATCACAGATAATGGGATTGGTATCCCTGAACAGGTGCGTTCACGAATATTCGATCCCTTCTTTACAACTAAACCTATAGGTAAGGGAACAGGTTTAGGGCTGTCTATTAGTTATCAAATTATCACCCAAAAGCATAAAGGTAAGCTAGAGTGTACTTCAATTTCTGGGCAAGGCACTAAGTTTTGTATTGAAATTCCTATTCACCAACACTCAGAGCAGAAGTTCCTAATAATCTAG
- a CDS encoding antibiotic biosynthesis monooxygenase, with the protein MAVLPPKPLVCVRTVEIPKENEQAFFDWIESNRELRQRYGILMERILQPADGTGDWLIITMWESEEKFEKWLVAKEKPAVDASRGHALVKFGKIKRYDTQAGY; encoded by the coding sequence ATGGCTGTCTTGCCACCAAAACCATTGGTCTGTGTTCGTACTGTCGAAATACCTAAAGAGAACGAACAAGCCTTTTTTGATTGGATCGAATCTAATCGAGAGTTAAGGCAACGATACGGCATCCTCATGGAGCGGATTCTCCAGCCTGCTGACGGTACAGGGGACTGGTTAATTATCACTATGTGGGAGAGCGAAGAAAAATTTGAGAAATGGTTAGTAGCAAAAGAAAAGCCAGCAGTTGATGCTTCTAGGGGTCATGCTCTAGTTAAGTTTGGCAAAATCAAACGCTACGACACACAGGCTGGTTATTAA
- a CDS encoding GNAT family N-acetyltransferase: MENGELVAFCCFGKEAQVPGGDYRHEALDIGLGVRPDLTGLGRGHMYIADVLNFARSKFNATHFRITIAAFNERAHRAWKKAGFQQEQTFKAQDNKEPFIVLMRHI, from the coding sequence ATCGAAAATGGTGAACTAGTTGCCTTTTGCTGCTTTGGTAAGGAGGCCCAAGTACCAGGAGGTGATTATAGACACGAAGCACTCGACATTGGTTTGGGAGTGCGCCCCGACTTGACAGGGCTTGGTCGGGGACATATGTATATTGCAGATGTCCTGAATTTTGCACGCTCAAAGTTCAATGCCACCCACTTTCGCATTACCATAGCAGCATTCAATGAACGTGCTCATAGAGCATGGAAAAAAGCTGGTTTCCAACAGGAACAAACATTTAAAGCACAAGATAATAAGGAACCATTCATTGTACTTATGCGGCATATTTGA
- a CDS encoding MGMT family protein produces the protein MREVEELNLKVGSGIEGDINANPISPRQILVVRYEDIRELAISPGELRENLIIAGVDSATFTPGALINFESGAAIRLTFHCEPCKRIAYLVDSLKTIQAKRGILGVVINSGRIRVGNNFRIQAHKFPALSEQPYERFLDFIVKVPLGKVVTYKQIIAAIGVDNSYLRALPIYLKKTSSDDYPIHRILNSQGQLIRYINNQKSKLESENIEILYNSGLDSEPHTYFVEVDKYLYNNITM, from the coding sequence ATGCGTGAAGTAGAAGAACTCAACTTAAAAGTAGGTTCTGGTATAGAAGGAGATATTAATGCTAATCCTATCAGTCCTAGGCAAATTTTAGTTGTGAGGTATGAAGATATTAGAGAATTAGCAATTTCCCCAGGAGAATTAAGAGAAAACCTAATCATAGCGGGGGTTGATTCTGCAACTTTTACTCCTGGTGCTCTGATAAATTTTGAGAGTGGTGCAGCGATTCGTTTAACTTTCCATTGTGAACCTTGTAAGCGCATAGCCTATTTAGTTGATTCTTTAAAAACTATTCAAGCTAAAAGAGGTATTTTAGGTGTAGTTATCAATTCAGGTAGAATTCGTGTCGGCAATAATTTTCGGATTCAGGCTCATAAATTTCCGGCATTATCTGAACAACCTTATGAACGCTTTCTAGACTTTATAGTTAAAGTACCATTAGGCAAAGTAGTAACTTACAAACAGATAATTGCAGCAATTGGTGTAGATAACAGTTATCTGCGAGCGCTGCCGATATATCTCAAAAAAACATCTTCTGATGATTATCCAATCCACAGAATATTAAATTCTCAAGGTCAATTAATTAGATATATAAATAATCAAAAATCTAAATTAGAGTCCGAAAATATTGAAATTTTATATAATTCGGGTTTAGACAGCGAACCTCATACCTATTTTGTAGAGGTTGATAAATATCTGTATAACAATATAACAATGTGA
- a CDS encoding chromate resistance protein ChrB domain-containing protein, whose amino-acid sequence MSWIVFSYSLPSKSSSSPRVALWRRLRRIGAISLKGGINVLPARDECIEAFQWLAQEVQQAKGEALVMRVERFEGLADEEIIELFRTAKSEEYQEIETQAIELEKVISSNSLLEERSSLLETLEKLRKQHTEIARVDFFDCPDGQRVITILNRIAQALSARGSAPVEIPHIAIAQYQNRQWVTRPRPYIDRLACIWLIRRFIDSNAVIRYAHEVVPGEVAFEMKDATFGHCGNLCTFEVMTAAFGLNNLGMQAIGEIVHEIDLCDGLYAHPETAGIDTLLRGWLLANLEDAELENCGIKLFEGLYAVFSQQQS is encoded by the coding sequence TTGAGTTGGATAGTTTTCTCTTACTCTCTCCCTTCTAAATCATCTTCTAGTCCTCGTGTTGCGTTGTGGCGGCGATTGCGACGAATAGGTGCTATATCTCTCAAAGGCGGCATCAACGTATTACCTGCTCGTGATGAATGTATTGAAGCGTTCCAATGGCTAGCCCAGGAAGTGCAACAAGCAAAGGGTGAAGCCTTAGTTATGCGAGTAGAGCGATTTGAAGGATTGGCAGATGAGGAAATTATTGAACTATTTCGTACTGCCAAGAGTGAAGAGTATCAAGAAATTGAAACCCAAGCTATTGAACTGGAAAAGGTTATTAGTAGTAACTCCTTGTTGGAAGAACGTAGCAGCTTGCTGGAAACCTTAGAAAAATTGCGGAAACAACACACGGAAATTGCCCGTGTGGATTTTTTCGATTGTCCCGATGGACAGCGCGTAATAACTATATTGAACCGTATAGCTCAGGCACTCTCTGCAAGGGGAAGTGCTCCCGTAGAGATTCCCCATATAGCGATCGCTCAATACCAAAACAGACAATGGGTGACTAGACCCAGACCATATATAGACCGCCTAGCCTGTATTTGGCTAATTCGTCGATTCATCGATTCAAATGCTGTAATTCGATATGCTCATGAGGTTGTCCCTGGTGAAGTTGCCTTTGAAATGAAAGATGCGACTTTTGGGCATTGTGGCAACCTCTGCACTTTTGAGGTAATGACGGCAGCGTTTGGCTTAAATAATCTGGGAATGCAAGCTATTGGAGAAATCGTACATGAAATCGACCTGTGCGATGGACTATATGCACATCCTGAAACCGCAGGAATAGACACGCTGCTGCGAGGTTGGTTGTTAGCAAATCTAGAGGATGCTGAACTAGAAAATTGCGGAATCAAGCTGTTTGAAGGATTATACGCAGTATTTTCTCAACAGCAGAGTTAG